gctgcgtgaaacgacacataaatatcattttattaaaattatgtaaacgaaaacaaacttttataatctatagcaaattaactgctcctcaactgagttttccgtaaaatcttttaatgtacgtttgagaatgccatttaaattaagtagcctgttaaatttaagtaggcctcagacaagttggttggttgagtagcgtttcagtattcgggcgTTATTCAGGATGAATTAATAAGGTTGGGGTATAAGTTCTCTGTAAAGAGTTGTTGATCAGCACAAATTTGCCCCTTAGCGCTGTTAATCGTGCCGGTATATGCCAACTAAGATATTAGTTGTTTCATCAACGCGACGAACGAGACGTGTTATCcagttctttttaatatttgagcTAAAAACAGAATGTACgataaagataatttttgtaaataagtttaaaaaataatcataacgttatcgaagttatttttaatatgtattaaataactaattaatcCAATACTATTAATGACATATAAGCTAATGTGTTTAGGAAATGATACACGGAGCAACTGCGTCCGTTTGTCTTgttcatataaataaactgatttatGTTAGTATTTGTGCACTAGTTAGGTTTCCCGTGAATCGTACACGCAAGTCCTTGTTGTgactttgtctatttctaccctCAAACAGCAGTATGCAAACactgtgttcctgtttgaaggatAAGGTAACTAATGTAACAACTGGGAATTATGATATGATTTCACATTCAATAATTTAAGGTGATACAAGGCAGGTATAATTTACTAGGTGTATAGTTCCTTATACATGATTGGTTGATGTTGCTGCAAGTTTATGAACAGTATGATTATTAGGCGAGTGACTATCTCGTCTCATAATTCACTCGGTTGCCATAAGACAGGCGATTGCTGCATTTGACAGGCATTTTAAGGTTTTGACTGATATGCAGCCGGCATCGGTCCGAtacgaacattttttttaattacgctCAGCCAAATATCAATCttcttagtaaataaaaaatcttattaataaatatttgtcatcaTTATGGTCTTTTGTGTTCTTTATCACCTTCGTCTTTTTACTTTAGACAGatatttttctgaaattttAGGCGCCCTAGACAGGCATTCCTCCGTTCATAAATTGTAACCTTATACGTATAAGACAGAGTATTCTAATCTTACACTTGATTAATATGAGCCGGAGATTATAGCAAGCAATGACCCAGTACTCAAGGTCACCGCGCGTCGGATGCGAGAGGGTACATTTTGTTCGCCACCCTCGACCTTGTCTACACGTGTGCCGTCACGTGTCCGCGTGCCGACTtcagatattttaataagtttatatgaTAAGTCATTTCGGATATTCGAGacttttcctttattttttttaattttcgccTCCACTACCCCACCATCATCCTTTCTCGTTATCAAACCTAATCAGGAACAAAGCATATTTTTCCAAACTTTCATTGGATTCTACTCACTGTCTCGTCTACCTTCCACATTACCTTCTTATTCTTTGCGTCCACTAGTTCCAAGAATCCCCACAATAATTTAAAGGACAACTGCGCAACAACCAGtggattaattaatatatttttccttatacaGTGTGTTACCAAGCAAGTTTATAGACGTGTCACAAGTGCCGTTTACTAGCGACCGTgatcaataaacatttttataatgtttttattagaaaCTGTAATAATGCGATTTTGACGAGGCTTCGTAATGACCAAGGCTGTTCTATATTTTGCAAACTATACAATTAGTCAAACATGGATTCCATAGGCAACAAATTGTAGAATacgatgtttttattgaatttcatGACAACGTAGTTTTCTTGGTAACGATATCTTAGTAttagatgataaaaaataatatagcaagAATGATCtttatgttttacaaaaatattgtattgcaTACTGGCatagaatatataaattattgtggaTAAAGTCTGTGAAGTGCCGATCAATGAAACGTCGCTTCTTATCGGTTCGCAATCAGCATGGTGACTTGCAAATTACAACTACCGATACACTCACGCGAATCATTCATTATAACTGTTTTTCTATCATTGTACAATGGATCGCATTGTAATAGTGTAGTATGGCCTCTTGGAAGTATCCCAGGCCGAGAGACACGCGAACTGCTCGGTTGTAACTGTGACCGATATAGCGGTTAACTACCCTTCTGTAACATAGATGAAAAGTTCTGCGGAACCAAGTGTAATGTATGTAGTATGTAATGTAATTGTGTGGCGTATGTTTGCAGATGTAACGGCACGGGGCACATAGCGCGCGAGTGCGCGCAGAGTCCCGACGAGCCGTCGTGCTACAACTGCAACAAGACGGGGCACATCGCGCAGAACTACCCCGAGGGCGGGCGCGACAACTCCAACCAGACGTGCTACAACTGCAACAAGTCCGGACACATCTCGCGCAACTGCCCCGACGGCACCAAGACCTGCTACGTGTGCGGCAAGCTGGGCCACATCTCGCGCGACTGCGACGAGGAGCGGAATTAACACACGCCCCCGCCCGCACaccatatattaaataaactatgtaTATTATGATGCCACGCACGGACGATAAGCAAAGGACGCGACACTAGGATCAGTATCGTAACACACACGACTGTATCAAATTATACATGCAACGGAATTACTAAAAGGAGTCGACGCAGCGGCAGCGGCAGCAGCGGCGGCACCGACAGCAGCAGCAGCACGGAGCGCAGCGCCGCGCCCGACGCCGGCGCTCGCCGCTCGGATGGAGACTTGTATATACTCGTAGGTCTGGAGATTCGGCGGAGATCGCAGATAGGCTAATGTTTGTTCTCGCACCACGTGATGGagttattgtgtttttaaatcatttaataatcGTGATTGAACTATTGATGAGGTAGCGTTACAGTTTTAGCATTACagagtatatatttaata
This is a stretch of genomic DNA from Manduca sexta isolate Smith_Timp_Sample1 unplaced genomic scaffold, JHU_Msex_v1.0 HiC_scaffold_1760, whole genome shotgun sequence. It encodes these proteins:
- the LOC115452081 gene encoding LOW QUALITY PROTEIN: CCHC-type zinc finger protein CG3800 (The sequence of the model RefSeq protein was modified relative to this genomic sequence to represent the inferred CDS: deleted 1 base in 1 codon); the encoded protein is MSSSVCYKCNRTGHFARECTQGGVGARDASFNRQREKCFKCNRIGHFARDCKEEADRCYRCNGTGHIARECAQSPDEPSCYNCNKTGHIAQNYPEGGRDNSNQTCYNCNKSGHISRNCPDGTKTCYVCGKLGHISRDCDEERN